The sequence below is a genomic window from Kitasatospora kifunensis.
AGCGAGTTCCGGATCCCCTCGTCGTCCTAGAGCCTGTCTCTCCGGTCAAGCTCAGAACCTGGTGAGGCGGCCGGCGGAAGCCGACCGTCTATAGACGGCAGCAGGCATTTGTGATCGGCTTGCGGGCATGAGTTCCTTGATCCGCCATATCACTATTGACTCCAGCGATCCCTATACGCTTGCGAACTTCTGGGCCCAGGCCCTGGATGGCTCACTCGCCGATGACGACATGCCCGGGGATCCGGAAGCCGTGGTCACGGCTGCGGCAGCCACCTTGCTGTTCGTCAGGGTCGGTGACCGCAAGACGGTCAAGAACCGTGTGCATCTGGACCTCCAACCCCAGGATCGCACCCGGGACGAGGAGGTCGAGCGCCTGCTCTCGCTCGGCGCCACGCTTCAGGGGGACCACCGAAGGCCTGACGGAACCGGTTGGGCAACGCTGCATGATCCCGAGGGCAACGAGTTCTGCGTTGAGCGCAGTGCCACGGAGCGGGCCGGCGGTTGACGCCAGGCGGGGATGGCGCCCACGGCAAGGACGACGATGCCTAACCCGCCCGCCGCCGCTCCACCCCCGCCGCCGTCGCCGCGCCCGCCAGCGCCGTGAAGGCCACCGCGAGCATCCAGTCCCCCGCCCGCTGGTACGGCGTGCTGCCCGACACCAGCGGCACCCGCGTCACGAACGCCCCGCGATACCCCGCACCGTGCCAGGCCAGTACCCGCCCGTGCGCGTCGAAGACCGCACTGTCGCCGGTCAACCCCACCTGCACCGCGGGGCGGCCGGTCTCCGCCGCGCGCACCGCCGCCAGCGAGGCGTGCTGCGGCTGGGCCCAACTCCCCTGGAAAGTAGACGTACTGGTCTGGTACACCAGCAGCTGCGCGCCATCCGCGACCTCGGTCCTGGCCATGTCGGGGAAGGTCGACTCGTAGCAGATCAACGGTCCGAAACTGAGCGGGCCGGCCCGCATGACCACCGTCCGGTCGCCCCGCAGCACATTGGTCGGCGCCGCCCTGCTGATGCCGGTCAGCCAGCCCAGCGCCGCACGCAGCGGTATGTACTCGCCGAACGGGACCAGCCGGATCTTCTCGTACGTCCCCAGCACGCCGCCGGGCCCGATCAGCAGCGCCTGCTTGTAGAAGCCCGAACCGTTCGCCGCCGGTGCGTCGCCGTTGACCAGCAGGTCGCCCCCCACCGTGCGGGCGAGCGCCGCAAGGCCGGCATCCGTGGACGCTGCGCTGTTCACGTTGTCCGCCAGCGAACTCTCCCCCCACACCACCAACACCGGGTGCCGCAAGGCTAGTTGAGTGGTTTCAGCCACCTCGAAGGCCTGCTGCGAAGCGGGCGTCGCCACCCCGGGCTGCACCACCGCCACCGGCACGCTCCCCACCACCGGCAGCCCTGGTCGCACCGCCGACCAGATCGGCCCGGCCGCCAGGCAGCCGGCTGCCGTCACCAACGCCAGCGCTCGCACTCGGAACTGACGCTGGATCAGAATGACAACCAGCGCCGTGTTCACGCACGCCACCAGGAAGCCGGTGAGCCAGACCCCGCCCAGCGAGGCGGTGGAGAGCATCATCGGCTGGTTCCACTGGGTGGCCCCCAGCAGTGCCCACGGCCCGCCCAGGCTCTGCCAGGACCGCACCCCCTCCGCGCAGAGCCACGCACTCGGCACCACCACCAGCGCCGCGGCCGTGCGCCGACCGCTCAGCGGGGCGGCGAGCAGACGGTGCACGGCCCAGCCCCAGGGCAGCCAGAGCGCGCCGAGCAGTACCGCGAGCAGCGCGAGCGCGGGCCCGATCTCGGGCAGCAGCCAGTACTGGGTGGCCACTTCGAAGCCCGCCAGGCCCCACCAGGCGCGCACCACGCCCTCCCGTCGGGTGGGCGCGGCGCGGACCAGCAGGGTCAGCGGCACCAGCGCGAACCAGGCCAGCCACCACCAGGCGGGCGCCGGGAAGGCGAGCGCGGGCAGCAGGCCGGCGGCGAAGGCGCCGAGTCGGCCCCGGTAGCGGCCCGGCGACTTCGCCCGCCGCTGCCGCCCACCGGTCAGCCGGTGCGCCAACCGCTCACGCGGCCGCCACCCACGCTCCACAGCGCCGAACACGGCCCAGCCGACGGTGAACCCGGCCGCCACCCACCAGAACAGCGCCCGCTGGTGCCCGCTGTGCCACCAGGGCACCATCACCAGTCCGGCCAGCACGAACGAGACGTTGTAGATCATGTCGTAGATCGCGAAGACCCGACCGCGCGCGCTGTCCGGCGTCGCCCCGCCGAGCAGCGCGTCGGTGCAGACCTTGAGCACCTGGAAGGCGAACGCCGCCACCCCCACGCACGGCACCAGTACCCAGAGCGAGGGCAGCAGCCCGCCGACGTAGGCCGCCGCGGCGGCAGGCAGGAAAGCGGCCGGCAGCAGCGCGCGGGCACCGTAGCGGGCGGCCAGCGCCGGTGCCGCCGCGCTCGCCGCGAAGGTGGCGACGCCGGTGACGGCCAGCGCGATCCCGTAGCCGGAGGCCTTCAGCCCGTACTGCGAGTCGGCGACCAGCACCAGCAGCACGAAGCCGGCCCCGAGCAGCAGCCGGTGCGTGGCCACCGCCAGCAGCGGCCGCCGGATCGCCGGCGTACCGCCGACCACCCGCAGCCCGTCCCCCAGGTCCACCGCCACCCGCCGCAACCGGGAGAGCACGCGGTCCGCCCCCGCCTCGGCGCCGCGCCCGCCCAGGTACGGCAGCCGCGCGAAGACCACCGCCGCTCCCGCGTACAGCAGGCCCGCCGCCACGAACCCGACCGCCGCCGACCAGCCCACGAACTGCGAGCCGCCCACCGCGCCGAGGAACGCCGCCGCTGACCCGGCCAGCGCGGAGAGCGCGTTCGCGGGCACCAGCCGCTCCCGGGGCACCGTGCGCGGCAGCGCGGCCCCCTTGGCGGTCAGCACCAGCCGGGAGGAGGAGAGCAGCAGCAGGGTCGCCACGTACGCGGCCGGGGTCCACCGCTGCGCCACGATCACCGCCCCGGCCAGCACCAGCACCGCGCGCAGCATCGAGACCACGACCAGCGTGCGCCGCCGGTCGAACCGGTCCAGCAGCACTCCGGCGAACGGCCCGACCAGGCTGAACGGCAGCAGCGTCACCGCCAGCACGAGTGCGATCCGGGCGGGCGTCGCGCCTTTGCCCACGTCGAACAGCACGAACTGGGCGAAGGCGATCTGCGCCAGCCCGTCGCCGCCCTGCCCCAGGCACTGGCCGCCGATCAGCCCGCGCAGCGGGCCGCTCAGGTCCTGCCGCACGGACCCGCGCCCCGCCCCGCGCGGCAAGATCCGCCGGACAGGCCCTAGCCCCATTCGCTCGCGCATCTGTTCGGCTCACCCGCTGCCGCGCTGGTCAGCGGCCCGAGTAGGAGGGCCAGTGGTCCGCCGCACCGATCTCGCCGTCGGCCCGGGCCCGTAGCTGCCGGGCCAGGGCGTGCAACGCGCGGGCCGCGGCCAGTTCCTCACCGATCCGATAGACGGGCCGGTCATCTGCCTGGCGCAACGCCGCGCCTTGTCCGTGCAGGGCGGGTGCGCGCTCACCGGCCAGCCAGGCCGAGCAGGCCGTCCTGGTGCCGTCCTCCTCGAAACTCAGCTCGATGTCCCATTGGTTGTCCAGCCGGTAGTTGCGCATCTGGCACCTCCTGGCCGAGCACCGCCTGACGGCGGCCCCGCTCACCACCAAGCGTGCTCCGGCCCGCACCCGACGGGCAACGGCTCAGCCCCGCGACAACAGCAACGGCAACGACGACGACCGCCACGGCTGCACGGGCTACGACGGCTGCTCCGCCGCCCCCGGCCGGCCCTCCTCCCTGACCTCCACCACCTGCGACGCCTGTGCCGCCTGGGATCCCTGCGACGCCTGCGACCCCTTGGGCGTCGCGTGCTTCAGCACGTCCAGGATCGCCAGCCCCTGCCCCACGATCCCGGCGGCCACCTGGCTGACGCCTTCGCTGCCGTTGAGGATGGTCAGGTTCGACCCGGCGATGCCCTGGGCCGCCGCCTCCACCAGCGCCGGCAGGTTCTCCACCACCCGGTTGGCCGCGATCAGCTCCTGCGCGCCGCCGCGCAGCGAGTCGGCCCGCAGCGCGTTGGCGGCCGCCTGCGCCTCGGCGGTGGTCCGCTCCGCGTACGCGGCACCGTCCGCCTGCACCCGCACCGCCTGCGCCTCGGCGGTGGCCAGCGTGGTGCGCCGGTAGGCCTCGCCCTCGGCCTCGAACTTCGCCCGGTCGCGCTGCGCCTCGGCCAGCGCGCGCAGCCGGTAGGCCTCCGCGTCGGCCGGGCGGCGCACCTCGGCCTCCAACCGCTGGGCGGCCAGGTCGGCCTGACGCTGCGCCAGCGCGGTCTGCTCCTCGATGACCTCCTGTGAGGCCTTCGCCTGGGCCAGCGGTCCGGCCTGCGCGGCACGGGCGTTGGCCTGCTCGGTCTCGGCCACGAAGCCGGCCCGCTTGATCGCGGTGTCCCGCTCGTACTGCGCCTTGAGGGCCATCGCCTCCTGCTCGCGCTGGGCGGCCTCCTGGTCGGCTCTGGCCTGGGCGATCCGGGCCTGACTGGCGACGGCGGCGGCGTGCGGGGCAGCCAGGTTGGTCACGTAGCCGGTGGCGTCCTCGATCTCCTGGATCTGCAGGGCGTCGACCACGATGCCGAGCTTCTCCATCTCGTTGTGGCTACCGGCCTTGACCTCCTGGGCCACCCGGTCGCGCTCGCGGATGATCTGCTCCACCGTCAGACCGCCGATGATGGAGCGCAGATGGCCCGCGAAGATCCGCCCGACCAGCTCCTCCATCCGCGCCTGCTCGGCCAGGAACCGGCGGGCCGCGTTCGCGATCGAGACCGAGTCGTCGCCGACCTTGAAGACGGTGACCGCCCGGACGGTGAGCCGGATGCCCTGCTGGGTCACGCAGTCCTCGGCGATCTCCGCCTCGCGCAGCGCCAACGAGAGGATCTTGGCCTTCTGCTTGATCGGCATCACGAAACTGCCGTGCCCGGTGACGATCCGGAACTGGGTGTCCTGGGCCTGGCGCTTGGAACCGGAGATCAGCAGCGCCTCGTTGGGCGCCGGCACATGCCAGAACAACATCGCGAACTCCTCACGAACGTCCTATGTACGGGGAAACAGCACGACCAAGACCGAACGGGCCGATATCCGCTCCACCACCATGACCTGCGTGTTCCGCGCGATCGGCACGTCAGCCCAGGCCGCGAATGCCTCACTGCCCCCGCGCACCGGCAGCAGCACCTCGCCCGGTCCGTCCGCCGGGATCGAGACGGTGACCCAGCCGACCGCTCCGACCGGGCTCTGCTCGGCGTCGTCAGGCACCTCCATCACAGGCTCACCCGCTCTCCGGCGCCGATGTGTGGACCGCCGATATGTGGACCTCTGCTCTCCAATCTAACGAGCCCGCCGGAGGAAAGAGCCGCCCGCGACGTCGACGCGCGGCAGCACGGCCTTGACCCAGCCGATGGACGGGGCCCGAGCGCCGAGGGCGCGGCTGCCCGGGCCGCCGCGCAGCCCGTGCCAGGCTGACCGCCAGAACTCCCCCGACCACCGAACCCGAGAACGCCTGCTGGAGGCCCGCCGATGCCCGCCGTGAAGCCCGTGCCGGACAACTACCCGCGCGTCTCGCCGTACCTCGCCATCGACGGCGCGGCGGCCGCGATCGAGTTCTACACCTCGGTGTTCGGCGCCCGGCAGCGCGGCGGCGTGATGACCGGCCCCGACGGACGGATCGGCCACGCCGAACTGGTGCTCGGCGACTCGGTGATCATGCTCGCCGACGAGTACCCGGAGATCGGCTCGCGCGCGCCGAAGACGATCGGCGGCACGCCGGTCCTGCTCCAGGTGTACGTCGAGGACGTGGACGCCGTCTTCGCCAAGGCGCTGGCGGCCGGCGCCATCGAACTGCGGCCGCTCGCCGACCAGTTCTACGGCGACCGCAGCGGCACCTTCGAGGACCCGTTCGGCCACCGCTGGAACGTGGCCAGCCACATCGAGGACGTCCCGCCGCAGGAGATGGCCAGCCGGGCCGCCACGGCGATGGGCGGCAGCTGACCGACTCACCCCACTACCGGGCCCGCACCGCGCGCCCCCCACGCGCGCCTTGCGCCATCCCCGCCCACCGCGCGCCCAGCTACCCCCGCCCGCCCCGGTCTGCGCTACCCCCGCCCACCGCGCCCTGCGACCGCCGTGCGGGCGATCTGCGACAGCTTCGCCACCTCGAACGCGCTGTACGCCCCA
It includes:
- a CDS encoding VOC family protein; the encoded protein is MSSLIRHITIDSSDPYTLANFWAQALDGSLADDDMPGDPEAVVTAAAATLLFVRVGDRKTVKNRVHLDLQPQDRTRDEEVERLLSLGATLQGDHRRPDGTGWATLHDPEGNEFCVERSATERAGG
- the lnt gene encoding apolipoprotein N-acyltransferase, whose product is MRQDLSGPLRGLIGGQCLGQGGDGLAQIAFAQFVLFDVGKGATPARIALVLAVTLLPFSLVGPFAGVLLDRFDRRRTLVVVSMLRAVLVLAGAVIVAQRWTPAAYVATLLLLSSSRLVLTAKGAALPRTVPRERLVPANALSALAGSAAAFLGAVGGSQFVGWSAAVGFVAAGLLYAGAAVVFARLPYLGGRGAEAGADRVLSRLRRVAVDLGDGLRVVGGTPAIRRPLLAVATHRLLLGAGFVLLVLVADSQYGLKASGYGIALAVTGVATFAASAAAPALAARYGARALLPAAFLPAAAAAYVGGLLPSLWVLVPCVGVAAFAFQVLKVCTDALLGGATPDSARGRVFAIYDMIYNVSFVLAGLVMVPWWHSGHQRALFWWVAAGFTVGWAVFGAVERGWRPRERLAHRLTGGRQRRAKSPGRYRGRLGAFAAGLLPALAFPAPAWWWLAWFALVPLTLLVRAAPTRREGVVRAWWGLAGFEVATQYWLLPEIGPALALLAVLLGALWLPWGWAVHRLLAAPLSGRRTAAALVVVPSAWLCAEGVRSWQSLGGPWALLGATQWNQPMMLSTASLGGVWLTGFLVACVNTALVVILIQRQFRVRALALVTAAGCLAAGPIWSAVRPGLPVVGSVPVAVVQPGVATPASQQAFEVAETTQLALRHPVLVVWGESSLADNVNSAASTDAGLAALARTVGGDLLVNGDAPAANGSGFYKQALLIGPGGVLGTYEKIRLVPFGEYIPLRAALGWLTGISRAAPTNVLRGDRTVVMRAGPLSFGPLICYESTFPDMARTEVADGAQLLVYQTSTSTFQGSWAQPQHASLAAVRAAETGRPAVQVGLTGDSAVFDAHGRVLAWHGAGYRGAFVTRVPLVSGSTPYQRAGDWMLAVAFTALAGAATAAGVERRRAG
- a CDS encoding dsRBD fold-containing protein, whose translation is MRNYRLDNQWDIELSFEEDGTRTACSAWLAGERAPALHGQGAALRQADDRPVYRIGEELAAARALHALARQLRARADGEIGAADHWPSYSGR
- a CDS encoding SPFH domain-containing protein, whose product is MLFWHVPAPNEALLISGSKRQAQDTQFRIVTGHGSFVMPIKQKAKILSLALREAEIAEDCVTQQGIRLTVRAVTVFKVGDDSVSIANAARRFLAEQARMEELVGRIFAGHLRSIIGGLTVEQIIRERDRVAQEVKAGSHNEMEKLGIVVDALQIQEIEDATGYVTNLAAPHAAAVASQARIAQARADQEAAQREQEAMALKAQYERDTAIKRAGFVAETEQANARAAQAGPLAQAKASQEVIEEQTALAQRQADLAAQRLEAEVRRPADAEAYRLRALAEAQRDRAKFEAEGEAYRRTTLATAEAQAVRVQADGAAYAERTTAEAQAAANALRADSLRGGAQELIAANRVVENLPALVEAAAQGIAGSNLTILNGSEGVSQVAAGIVGQGLAILDVLKHATPKGSQASQGSQAAQASQVVEVREEGRPGAAEQPS
- a CDS encoding VOC family protein, producing MPAVKPVPDNYPRVSPYLAIDGAAAAIEFYTSVFGARQRGGVMTGPDGRIGHAELVLGDSVIMLADEYPEIGSRAPKTIGGTPVLLQVYVEDVDAVFAKALAAGAIELRPLADQFYGDRSGTFEDPFGHRWNVASHIEDVPPQEMASRAATAMGGS